ttttaactgataaaacatttatttaatgttataTTATTTAAACATGAAATTTCCACATTTCTCATTTTAAGTTCACCTTCCAGGATGGCATACATGCAGAACACAAAGCCTGCCAACACGGGAAATTCTGCCAAGGTTATAACATTCAATGTTATCTATTTGTGACAGTTAAAAGATCTGCACATTATCTAGTAATATTATGATAATCAAATATCAATACACCTGCATTTATAACAAATTCAGTAATGTAACAAAAGACAAAGAGAGGAGGTTTATTTGTTAACttataaaaattaatttacagTAACAAATGCTGTCGTTCAAATGGTTGACAGATCTTAGTAAAAACGGTTCGAGTCCCAAGAGGGCAGCGGCTTCCAGAGTCCACAATATAAcatagaaacagaagaaaaagaggctTTACTGCACTGACAAGGGAAACTGACTCTCCTataagattttattttgttttcctgtaaTAAGAAGTAACTGCTCTGAGCAGTTTAAATGGGAAAATGTAACAGGAAGCAGCATAAACAAATCATTAACCAATGGCTGACTAGAGTTTATGTAAGTACTAATTTTTTAGACCGTTTTCCAGAATTTAGCCAAGATTAAATAAGTTGCaaaatttctttctttgttgcgTAATAATCTACTTTTTGGACGGCAGGATTGGAATCTGAAAACCTGCGGAAAAATTGCGGATTAGtatggtttgggttttttttaaaataacactcGACTTAGGATTTGTACATAAAGTCTATTACTTGTTTTTATGGCAGCCTGTCAACAGTATGCAGATAAGAGCAGAGCAAAGATTTTTACCCTGAAGAGATCACAGTCATAACCAGTACAGTAAATATGAGCACTTGCAGAGTCATTTGAAATTATCTCAAGAAGAAATGTTCTAACTGCAAGTCAAACCATGCATGAAAACGAAATGATGCATAGTCATTCTGGGagatccacaaagagcatgaaTAATAAGTACACTGAAACAAGTATCACAGTACAGGCAACAAATAACCCTTCCCTCTACACATAGCAGTCTCTAAGACTTGAGAAATCTTGACTGATTATACCTGTTAATCTTGCACGTTCATATTACCTCATGCTAACTGGCTTCTACAGCATCAACACTGCAAACCTTTGTAACATAACAGGAAACATCCAGTCAAAATACAACTAGTGCATTAACAGAGATGACCATGTTTGAGTGGCTAGGATCGCTGAtgcagacaaaaaataaaaaaaattccagtttCAAAAGTCAATTTCAAAGACGGAGAGTAGACCTAGTGTGCCATGAATCTGAGTACGTCCTTAGCTGTTAGCATCACCTTCTCCCAAGCAGCATTACTGCCAATTCTCGAAGCAAGCAGAGTACCTCCCATTTAGTTTTGGACTGTTTTCAAACATTGTGGCAACCAAGCAACTGTCAGAGACTCCTGCAGTGATTGTCACCTGTCTTTTATGTTAGAAGACATTCCAGTTTGTCCAAGGAGGGTCTTCCATGACCCGTCCTCCACCAGGAGCCAGGCCAGAGGCATCCTCCTCAGGGCTGTGCATGTGGCATCGCAGATTGCCTGAGTTTGGTTCACATGTGTTAAGCTAGTTAAACCATGGTTTAATGTTGCCTTTAggcaagccaaaaaaaaaaacaaagatcttaTCAGGAAACAAGTTCACACCTGACTCTGGAGCCAGTTGCGAGGATCAAGTTTGGCCCTGAGGTTTCTTAGGCTGCGTCGAGCTGGGGAAGGCCTAGAGAAGGGGACTCCCTCAGATGACTCTGGGCTGTGACTGCCCTCACTGTTGCTGGAGCTGTTGCttgaggtggagctggagcaggATAGTGTGGtttgtgtgctgtgctgtgacCGAGGGGAGCGAGCGGAGATGGGGAGGGGAGCAAGCAGCGATGAGGGAGGAGGCTGGCAAGAACACTGGAAGGTCCCTCCACCTCCGTACCCTCTCCCTCGAAGGGTGCTGAGCTTAGCATCCAGTGAAAGAGTGCGTGGCCTCAGACGGGATGGCGAAGACGACAAAAGAGAGAAGCTGGAAGCGGGTTCGGGCCAGCCATGGTGCTGAGAGCAGGGACTGGTGCTACAGTGGCTGTCGCTATCTGAGGTCAGACTTGCGTCTGAGGACAGCAGACCAAGCTGCGGGCAGCGGTGAGGGCTCACGGGGCTCCGAGGCAGTCGATGAGGGGTGCAGGGGCTGTGGCCAGACATGCGAGTACAGTGATGAGGGCGGCCAGTACATCTGGCGCTGCTCTCCTCAAACGCAGACATCCAGGTGGGAGAGGTGCCTAGCTGGCTACGGAGCTCCAGCTCCTGCATTCTCCGAGCCAGGATGTCTGACACAGTGCTGCTGAGGTCATCAgatgactcaataactgcaaaaGAGAAGCACCCAAACTCATTACTATACTGCTATGGAGTAAACCTGAGACCAGTTTTACAGTTTGACTGTTTCAGTTTTCCTTGGGACTAAATTTAGGAATATTTTAACCCTATAAGCATGTATTCATGACATCTTTGCAATTCATGAGGGGTATTATATAGATACGGTCTTGTAATAACTGATAGAATGACCAAACAGCCATTAAATCACAGTGCTGCATAACTGCTTCCAGAATGCTAAGTCAAGCCTCTTGGGATTGCAACATGTACCACAAACCAATTCACACCGTGTCCTTCTCCTGTTACTTCACCTGTCGTTGTAATAGGACGAGAGCAGAGCGCGAATCTCAGCAGACACAGCGTTATCCTGCAGCAGAAGACCCTCACAGGAGGGTGTGGCAAGAGGAGCTGCCGGGGTTAGGAAAATCAACAGGGAAGGTGGTGAGAGAGTGGGGACAGAGCGGCGTGTTTTTAAATggttataacaaaaaaaaagaagaaagaaaagaggttTGGTGCATGTTCATTCAGGAAATGAACAAACGGGAGTGAtgggaaaacaaagaaagatttGATTCAAACATGAAGATAATTCACCCGCATTACAACAAATGGAGAAAGTTTATGAAAAGTGTGATGAAATGAGTGTTATATTATTTCCATGGAAATAAGGAAGTGCAAAATAGAAAATGGCAAGGAAGGACAGAAGGGACAAAGGAATTTGAAAAGGACAAAGAGGAATAGAGAAACAGAAGACAAGTTAGTCAGCATGTCAGAGATAAGGCCCACTCTATCTAAAGAACAGAGAAGTAAAGCAGAGAGAGTTTGAGATATCGGAGTGGAAAATATATTTGACGGCATCTTTCATGCGCATGCACCCAAGGGATAGAAATTCCACACAGCCACATGCGATGCGGgcgcagtgttttttttcccctgctttatttttcaggtgaAACCGTGGGTGACCACAAATGCTTTAACTGCTTCTCCACAGcgatatatatacacatgcataATTCTTACCCATTTCGTGATACAGAGAGCCTTGTTTTGGTGTGATAGGAGCTGGTTTTCTTGGCGATGGGAGTTCAATTTTCATTAAGTCGTCACAGCATTGTTTCCACTGGCCTGTACATTGGAGACAAACTTCACCATCAACAAACCCAGCAGCAGATAAAGAATCTAGGGCACTATATGCTGTCCTTTAGCATGCTTGGTGAAATACATGTTAAACAACCATATGCAGTGGGTGCgaatcacacacacaaggaCCTACTCATATCATAGAAATGTTGCCAAAAGGCCTCCATCCAGCGATGTGTCTCCTCGCGGCTGTCTGTGGTCACAGTGTGTGTAACCTCCTCCCCTCCGTACTGGTTACTGATGCAGATATTCTGAACTTTACTGAGAGGGTCTTTTTCTGACGCACGTATTCTGGTCTCCTGAAACACAGGAGTGAAAAAGAATACAATCATCTACCGCAAAATGACTGCTGTAGGGAATGAATTGGGAGTatgactgaatgaacaaaattgtGCGCCGCAACAAGCAATCATTACGGCAATTATAGTTTTAAGTCTCGACTGAAACTAAGCCCTCATTAATAAAGTCACCAAATAGTCCTCTTCCAAACCATTTCCCTTCAGCAATTATCCAACAAAAGGATGCGGACTCCCAATTCCCACACCTCGCTCTACCCCCAAGGTCTGTCTatgaccactagatggcagtgtTGCCCCATTCACTCCTTTCTGCCACTACGTGAGCTCCACACAGCTTGACTGACAAAAGATCATACAGAACCGATCTGACTGACTTGGCTTTAGGTTATCAGCGTGCTCAAGGTCAGAGGCCACAAAAGACTGAATGAGTTACAACAGAAAGGTTGTGAAGCCCTCCAGGAATTGACTCTTAGAGACACAGGAAATAAGATGATTGAGAATGTGACTGGCCAGCTGACAGTTCTTCACTTTGATGCAGGGAAAAATCCTGATTGGATGGATGTGTCTCGCTGAGCAGACTTAACTGCCCAAGCCCTATCTAGAAATGCACCTTTTTGGCTCTGATGAACATTTTCACAGCCATACCTCAAAAGGTAAGAAACACAACCACAGTTTGGTACTCTTGAAGTCAACACAGCTTGATTCTGAcagctgacagtttttttttgttttttttttaaataaaccttgAGAACTGCTGCAAAGAAACAAGCTAAATTTTCTTTTTAGGATCAGGGTCGAGCAGTCGGCTTGTTATTTAAACAAACTTGTTTTCTTACATCTAGTCTGATGCCTTAAGTGTTGGcaaaaaaatacacagctaTTGCTTCTCTAAGGCTGGATCGAGCTCAAAGAGATAATACGCTCCCTTTCAGATTTCTTTGCTGACCTTGTTGATGCCTATAGTGAAAGCTGGCTCAACGTTAGCCTCCACATCTTC
This sequence is a window from Archocentrus centrarchus isolate MPI-CPG fArcCen1 chromosome 9, fArcCen1, whole genome shotgun sequence. Protein-coding genes within it:
- the rtkna gene encoding rhotekin isoform X4 yields the protein MNNSKNQRDSDIQKKIDHEIRMRDGACKLLAACSQKDQALEAAKSLQTCSTRIMAYMSELQRMKEAQVMQKVTRRSSDAGPMDDRLPCKGKVAISDLRIPLMWKDTEYFKNKGELHRCAVFCLLQLGEEIFDTDMVIVDRTLTDICFDNTIVFTEASPGFELRVELYSCCSEDDYSAGSTPRKLASKLSSSLGRSAGKKLRAAMEPGPCSPVSNGGGAPLLLPVPSVPGPKYHLLAHTTLSLSHVQDSFRTHDLIISGNEECSYWLPLYGSMCCRLAAQPHCMTQQMMSGCLKVKQQCGGDPQSWTKVHAVLKGTSLFCYYRQEDVEANVEPAFTIGINKETRIRASEKDPLSKVQNICISNQYGGEEVTHTVTTDSREETHRWMEAFWQHFYDMSQWKQCCDDLMKIELPSPRKPAPITPKQGSLYHEMVIESSDDLSSTVSDILARRMQELELRSQLGTSPTWMSAFEESSARCTGRPHHCTRMSGHSPCTPHRLPRSPVSPHRCPQLGLLSSDASLTSDSDSHCSTSPCSQHHGWPEPASSFSLLSSSPSRLRPRTLSLDAKLSTLRGRGYGGGGTFQCSCQPPPSSLLAPLPISARSPRSQHSTQTTLSCSSSTSSNSSSNSEGSHSPESSEGVPFSRPSPARRSLRNLRAKLDPRNWLQSQV